A section of the Ornithinimicrobium sufpigmenti genome encodes:
- a CDS encoding tetratricopeptide repeat protein yields MSTPAPSEHPIELHKEEAPTARPDYDITDQEHERVLASHKAEISTAEAVNARPGAEEVPSAKASGFAQQASAYVKSGELELAERVLVGGLALHPDSSVLRGRLLGVRVAAQDWAGAIAVGQPLVDERGSAPQTSWFAQLATAYVKSGDLESAEKVIQRGLEAHRDSPVLRGRLLGVRVAAQDWDGAVSVGMPLLAEGGPTLKASLYAQLATAYVKSGDLRSAESVVERGLTMFPDDVVLRGRLLAVRVAARDWAGAMAVGERLLAEQASSSQPSWFAQLATAYAKSGDTETAASVLERGIATHPDAPALRGQLLGLRVAARDWTGAVAVGSLLVSEEGENAKASWYAQLATAHAQSGDLESAASVLERGLAAHSDAYALRGQLLGVRVAARDWVAAVAVGEPLIAEAKAEVRAAWLGHLATAHFKTGRPELASRLLDEPSARGSEDPSIKFARALISGRLNPDGVDYVNLGVLKLSREQRQDLSAVMPEYDFGSCTPGISAWATKWAQADHSRRVLMIAPKDFSGSMYKLAEAVNRHSDYAVRLITFHPHPFGYPDDLVVPEVTPARLRSLLKQVETASVLHLKDEHSWFNNAQGINTELLHSLFFGEFRSHHRTVFTTYGGWARSHKDNQDWRAAVSSFDARAAMTPDLNFDWYKGVLLPHAIDTEMVGYAWTDSNILAHSSSTVKPIRKGTDLLFEAVSLLEQRGTAAWSKWGVDFISGVSHASAMARTQAASLYFDQAGREGISSPLSVDDVVGWYGNAAVEALAAGIPVLVHIREDAAHRAVDAGINVDDWPILTVHRDPGHIAARIEQFISATSAERREISERSREYASAVHGYGALAGRLRALYDSLTLSPQSSAESAGTRLDGSEK; encoded by the coding sequence ATGAGCACACCGGCGCCCTCTGAGCACCCGATTGAACTGCACAAGGAGGAGGCTCCGACCGCAAGACCGGATTACGACATTACTGATCAGGAACATGAGCGGGTTTTAGCATCGCATAAAGCGGAGATCAGTACGGCCGAGGCTGTGAATGCCCGCCCGGGCGCGGAGGAGGTTCCTAGCGCGAAGGCGTCTGGGTTCGCACAGCAGGCGTCAGCCTACGTGAAGTCAGGAGAGTTGGAGTTAGCTGAAAGGGTGCTCGTGGGCGGGCTGGCCCTGCATCCCGACTCTTCAGTGCTGCGAGGACGATTGCTGGGGGTCCGTGTCGCAGCGCAAGACTGGGCGGGCGCGATCGCGGTCGGCCAACCGCTGGTCGACGAGCGGGGGTCAGCACCACAAACTTCATGGTTTGCGCAACTGGCGACTGCCTACGTGAAGTCGGGTGACTTGGAGTCGGCTGAAAAGGTGATACAGCGGGGTTTGGAGGCGCACCGCGACTCACCGGTCTTGCGTGGGCGCCTGTTGGGAGTCCGCGTCGCAGCGCAAGACTGGGATGGGGCGGTTAGCGTGGGTATGCCCTTACTGGCAGAAGGCGGGCCCACGTTGAAGGCGTCCCTGTACGCACAGTTGGCGACGGCGTATGTAAAGTCTGGAGACCTAAGGTCGGCTGAAAGTGTCGTGGAGCGCGGGTTGACGATGTTCCCCGATGACGTCGTGCTGCGCGGTCGACTCTTGGCAGTACGGGTGGCTGCGCGAGACTGGGCAGGTGCGATGGCAGTGGGCGAGCGACTGCTCGCCGAGCAGGCATCCTCCTCCCAGCCTTCCTGGTTCGCGCAGTTAGCGACGGCCTATGCGAAGTCGGGGGACACTGAGACGGCGGCTAGCGTCCTCGAGCGTGGGATAGCGACGCATCCCGACGCTCCGGCATTACGCGGTCAGTTGTTGGGGCTGCGTGTAGCCGCTCGGGACTGGACGGGGGCTGTTGCAGTGGGCAGCCTGTTGGTTTCTGAAGAAGGAGAGAATGCCAAGGCTTCCTGGTACGCGCAGTTGGCTACGGCCCATGCACAGTCGGGCGACCTAGAGTCTGCCGCCAGCGTCCTCGAGCGTGGGCTGGCGGCACATTCTGACGCTTACGCGTTGCGTGGCCAACTGTTGGGGGTGCGTGTAGCCGCCCGGGACTGGGTAGCGGCGGTGGCTGTGGGTGAACCGTTGATCGCCGAGGCGAAGGCCGAGGTTCGAGCCGCCTGGCTCGGCCATCTGGCGACGGCCCATTTCAAGACGGGACGCCCGGAGTTAGCTAGCCGGTTGCTCGATGAGCCAAGCGCTCGAGGCTCGGAGGACCCTTCCATAAAGTTCGCCCGGGCGTTGATTAGTGGGAGATTGAATCCGGATGGCGTCGACTATGTCAATTTGGGAGTCTTGAAGCTCTCGAGAGAGCAACGGCAAGATCTGTCCGCGGTCATGCCAGAGTACGATTTTGGATCGTGCACCCCTGGGATTTCTGCGTGGGCGACGAAGTGGGCGCAAGCCGATCACTCGAGACGAGTCCTTATGATCGCACCTAAAGACTTCTCGGGGTCCATGTACAAGTTAGCCGAGGCGGTAAACCGACACTCGGATTACGCCGTTCGTCTCATCACCTTTCATCCCCACCCCTTTGGGTACCCAGACGATTTGGTCGTTCCCGAGGTCACGCCAGCACGTCTGCGCTCGCTACTCAAGCAAGTGGAGACTGCTAGCGTACTACACCTCAAGGACGAGCACTCATGGTTTAACAATGCGCAGGGAATCAATACAGAGCTTCTGCACTCCCTGTTCTTTGGCGAGTTCCGCTCTCACCATCGCACTGTCTTCACGACGTATGGGGGTTGGGCGCGCAGCCACAAAGATAATCAGGATTGGCGAGCTGCAGTTTCTTCCTTCGATGCTAGGGCGGCTATGACGCCTGACCTGAACTTCGACTGGTATAAGGGCGTTCTTCTTCCACACGCCATCGACACGGAAATGGTTGGTTACGCTTGGACGGACTCAAATATACTGGCGCACTCAAGTTCGACGGTTAAGCCGATCAGGAAGGGGACTGACTTGTTGTTTGAAGCGGTCTCTCTCTTAGAGCAGCGCGGGACTGCCGCTTGGTCGAAATGGGGAGTCGACTTCATCAGCGGCGTCAGTCATGCGAGCGCCATGGCGAGGACCCAGGCAGCATCTCTGTATTTCGACCAAGCTGGAAGAGAGGGCATTAGCAGCCCGCTGTCTGTTGACGATGTCGTCGGCTGGTACGGCAACGCCGCAGTCGAAGCGTTAGCTGCAGGGATTCCCGTGCTCGTGCACATTCGTGAAGATGCTGCGCACAGAGCGGTTGACGCGGGGATAAATGTCGATGACTGGCCGATTCTAACGGTCCATCGGGATCCTGGCCACATTGCCGCTCGGATCGAGCAATTTATATCGGCGACATCTGCCGAGCGCCGCGAGATATCAGAGCGCTCGCGCGAGTACGCGTCTGCTGTCCATGGCTATGGCGCTCTAGCGGGACGCTTGAGGGCTTTGTACGATTCACTCACTTTGTCGCCGCAATCCTCCGCTGAGAGCGCTGGGACAAGACTAGATGGGAGTGAGAAGTGA
- a CDS encoding NAD-dependent epimerase/dehydratase family protein: MNTAEHLNLEGARTVVTGGAGFVGSHLCDALLARGASVICVDNLAGTDGSTRNIDHLVGKPQFEFVREDMADWAVTADLTGVDVLFNQAASKFTVSQADPARDLHVNALGTLNLLLAAHRFGVRKFVHASTGSVFGQLQATQDEDHPKNPASFYGVSKLAGESYCRVVGEIYDVDFSVLRYYHVIGTRQNDSDTGGVVPIFVRRALSGETLNIYGSGEQVRSFTSVHDVVRANLLAATDPAWAKQYVNCASSIQVSISELANFVRGETGSSSEIEHHDWRAGDIIDFDIDNSKILSLGMTFNKDWKAHVRDVIESHRSRNSERS; the protein is encoded by the coding sequence ATGAACACCGCGGAACATCTGAATTTGGAGGGCGCGCGGACAGTTGTAACCGGAGGGGCTGGCTTCGTGGGATCACACCTCTGCGACGCTCTTCTTGCTCGGGGAGCTTCTGTCATCTGCGTCGACAACCTGGCGGGCACTGACGGCTCGACACGCAACATCGACCACCTAGTTGGTAAACCGCAGTTCGAATTCGTGCGGGAGGATATGGCTGACTGGGCCGTAACTGCTGACTTAACCGGCGTTGACGTCCTTTTCAATCAAGCGGCTTCAAAATTCACGGTGTCACAGGCGGACCCAGCGCGAGATCTACATGTCAATGCGCTCGGAACCTTGAATTTGCTTCTGGCAGCCCATCGCTTTGGCGTGCGCAAGTTTGTGCACGCTTCCACTGGGTCCGTGTTTGGACAGTTGCAGGCAACGCAGGATGAGGATCATCCGAAGAATCCGGCGTCCTTCTACGGCGTGAGTAAGTTGGCGGGGGAGTCGTATTGCCGTGTTGTCGGCGAAATCTATGACGTAGACTTCAGCGTATTACGGTATTATCACGTCATCGGCACACGGCAGAACGACAGTGATACTGGGGGTGTGGTTCCGATCTTTGTGCGAAGGGCCTTAAGCGGGGAGACACTTAACATCTATGGCTCGGGAGAGCAAGTACGGTCGTTCACGTCCGTGCACGACGTAGTGCGTGCGAACTTGCTAGCGGCGACAGATCCTGCTTGGGCTAAGCAGTATGTCAACTGTGCTTCAAGTATCCAGGTGTCCATCTCTGAACTGGCCAACTTCGTGAGGGGCGAGACTGGATCGTCGTCCGAGATCGAGCATCACGATTGGCGGGCCGGAGACATCATCGATTTCGATATTGATAACTCGAAAATCTTGTCCCTTGGCATGACCTTCAACAAAGACTGGAAAGCGCATGTGCGCGACGTGATCGAATCACATCGCAGCAGGAACTCCGAGCGGTCCTGA
- a CDS encoding glycosyltransferase: protein MSVATDGVNTDVADQAENGERPLRIVVVAMKPMLRGRIRRNIMTFLELGAEVTVVNTPPRDDFFQGLESPRLHTRFVEARSAAVRYQAWMSRQNVLRKEKWAREREEARARARLPVPVAPEWMQANNQLAALAYRGWTSPPGRRVRGLVEERWPSLKKKAIKRGRELRKKRDLAIRDGLKKFHPVNRFVEFWWLSPDEIAALDPDLIVSSDLPGLVGANIAARRLGRPHLHDCHELYLESTTLKRHERLLLWPVERHYMRRADAIVIVNQTIRDEYQRRYGVDGVVLRNCAPRVPASVRADPIDVRGLLGLAPEAHVVLYQGGLMAGRGLDVCVRAAAHFPDGAHLVFIGDGREKQGLVALAQEVGVRDRVHWLPAVPPAELPAYTAAASVGLIPYQPVSKNNRYALPNKVFEYTGAGVPFVASDLPELRKIVETSGCGEVYDPYDPVALGSAVGLLLNGAHSDAFRMNAHAYGRSNTWETERELLVERVHSLTDTHRIHLDTTDSEG from the coding sequence GTGAGCGTCGCCACGGACGGGGTGAACACTGACGTGGCTGACCAGGCGGAGAACGGCGAGCGCCCCCTTCGCATCGTCGTCGTGGCCATGAAGCCGATGCTGCGCGGCCGCATCCGGCGCAACATCATGACGTTCCTCGAGCTGGGTGCCGAGGTGACGGTGGTGAACACCCCGCCTCGGGACGACTTCTTCCAGGGCCTGGAGAGCCCGCGCCTGCACACCCGCTTCGTCGAGGCACGCTCAGCCGCGGTGCGCTACCAGGCGTGGATGAGCCGCCAGAACGTCCTGCGCAAGGAGAAGTGGGCCCGTGAGCGTGAGGAAGCGAGGGCTCGCGCCAGACTCCCGGTGCCGGTTGCTCCCGAGTGGATGCAGGCCAACAACCAGTTGGCAGCGCTGGCCTACCGCGGGTGGACGTCGCCGCCCGGTCGGCGCGTGCGTGGGCTGGTGGAGGAACGGTGGCCGTCCCTGAAGAAGAAGGCCATCAAACGAGGCCGGGAGCTGCGCAAGAAGCGGGACCTGGCCATCCGTGACGGCCTCAAGAAGTTTCACCCCGTCAACCGGTTCGTCGAGTTCTGGTGGCTGTCCCCGGACGAGATCGCCGCACTCGACCCCGACCTCATCGTCAGCTCCGACCTCCCCGGGCTGGTCGGAGCCAACATCGCCGCTCGCAGGCTGGGCCGCCCCCACCTGCACGACTGTCACGAGCTCTACCTCGAGAGCACCACGCTGAAACGTCACGAGCGTCTGCTCCTGTGGCCCGTGGAGCGCCACTACATGCGTCGTGCCGACGCGATCGTCATCGTGAACCAGACCATCCGGGATGAGTATCAGAGGCGGTATGGCGTCGACGGCGTCGTCCTGCGCAACTGCGCCCCACGAGTCCCAGCCTCGGTACGTGCCGACCCCATCGACGTCCGAGGCCTGCTCGGCCTGGCACCCGAGGCGCACGTCGTGCTCTACCAGGGTGGCCTCATGGCCGGACGAGGCCTCGACGTCTGCGTCCGGGCCGCAGCCCATTTCCCGGACGGCGCGCACCTCGTCTTCATCGGGGACGGCCGGGAGAAGCAGGGCCTGGTCGCCCTGGCCCAAGAAGTGGGCGTGCGCGACCGAGTCCACTGGCTACCAGCAGTCCCGCCCGCCGAGCTGCCGGCCTACACCGCCGCAGCCTCGGTAGGCCTCATCCCCTACCAGCCGGTCTCGAAGAACAACAGGTACGCCCTGCCCAACAAGGTGTTCGAGTACACCGGCGCGGGCGTTCCGTTCGTCGCCTCCGACCTGCCCGAGCTGCGCAAGATCGTCGAGACCTCTGGCTGCGGTGAGGTGTACGACCCGTACGACCCCGTTGCTCTCGGGTCGGCGGTGGGGTTGCTCCTGAACGGAGCACATTCCGACGCCTTTCGAATGAATGCGCACGCCTACGGGCGAAGCAACACTTGGGAGACCGAGCGCGAGCTCTTGGTCGAGCGTGTCCACTCACTTACGGACACTCATCGTATCCATCTGGACACGACAGATAGCGAAGGATGA
- the wecB gene encoding non-hydrolyzing UDP-N-acetylglucosamine 2-epimerase, with amino-acid sequence MSTTARVMTVYGTRPEAIKVAPIIRALEDSPLLESTTVVTGQHREMLDQVNEIFGIVPDHDLDVFAHGQGLNTLMAKVFERLDPVLERERPDALIVQGDTSTVAGASIAAFYRQIPVVHVEAGLRSGNIHSPFPEEANRKLTSQVTTLHLAPTPTSKQNLLREAIDESTVVVTGNTVIDALFHTVEQGLPITDPRLADLVAREAPLLLVTSHRRENWGGAMEGVGRALRHLAEAFPDVTTVLPAHRNPIVREAVLPHLEGLDNVVVTEPLAYGEFTRVMAASTVVLTDSGGVQEEAPSLGKPVLVMRENTERPEAVDAGTVRLIGTDQQRIIDEVTSLFTNEAAYAEMANAVNPYGDGRAAARSIAALEHLLVGGERLPDFEG; translated from the coding sequence ATGAGTACAACCGCCCGCGTGATGACCGTGTACGGCACCCGGCCCGAGGCCATCAAGGTCGCTCCGATCATTCGGGCACTCGAGGACAGCCCCCTGCTGGAGTCGACCACCGTGGTCACCGGCCAGCACCGCGAGATGCTTGACCAGGTCAACGAGATCTTCGGCATCGTGCCTGACCACGACCTCGACGTCTTCGCGCACGGACAAGGCCTGAACACCCTCATGGCCAAGGTGTTCGAGCGCCTGGACCCGGTCCTGGAGCGCGAGCGACCCGATGCGCTCATCGTCCAGGGCGACACCTCGACCGTGGCTGGTGCCTCGATCGCCGCCTTCTACCGGCAGATCCCCGTGGTCCACGTCGAGGCCGGCCTGCGCAGCGGCAACATCCACTCCCCCTTCCCCGAGGAGGCCAACCGCAAGCTCACCTCTCAGGTCACGACCCTGCATCTGGCCCCGACCCCCACCTCCAAGCAGAACCTCCTGCGGGAGGCCATCGACGAGTCGACCGTGGTCGTCACCGGCAACACCGTGATCGACGCGCTTTTCCATACCGTCGAGCAGGGTCTGCCCATCACCGACCCGCGGCTGGCTGACCTGGTGGCGAGGGAGGCACCGCTCCTGCTGGTCACGAGCCACCGCCGAGAGAACTGGGGCGGGGCCATGGAAGGCGTCGGGCGCGCGCTGCGTCACTTGGCCGAGGCGTTCCCCGACGTCACGACCGTTCTGCCCGCCCACCGCAACCCCATCGTCCGCGAAGCCGTCCTGCCCCACCTGGAGGGGCTGGACAACGTCGTCGTGACTGAGCCGCTCGCCTATGGGGAGTTCACGCGCGTGATGGCGGCCTCCACCGTCGTCCTCACCGACTCCGGTGGCGTCCAGGAGGAGGCCCCCTCCCTGGGTAAGCCCGTGCTGGTGATGCGCGAGAACACTGAGCGCCCCGAGGCCGTGGACGCCGGCACCGTGCGCCTGATCGGGACGGACCAGCAGCGCATCATCGACGAGGTGACCAGTCTCTTCACCAACGAGGCGGCATATGCCGAGATGGCCAACGCGGTCAACCCGTACGGTGACGGGCGGGCGGCTGCCCGCAGCATCGCAGCCCTGGAGCACCTGCTCGTCGGCGGCGAACGCCTGCCCGACTTCGAAGGCTGA
- a CDS encoding ABC transporter permease gives MSVSSRQEAPPATPELRPVGGRPNLGTYLRQLWARRYFIYADSRAKAFSGNRDMLLGNVWLIGVPVLQGLVYFIIFGLVLQTTRGIENFTGFLIIGIFLFRFTTACLNQAVSVMSGSRGLTSAFSFPRAAIPISVAVRQTLSMAPVLATMVILLLVIPPGTQITLTWLLFPLVFALQVAFNAGLICYMARLGAAVPDFRHVMSFLARFWFYTSGVFFSIERFVSDGIWLAIFQGNPMYLVLDMSRDLLLYDTVPELNSWLILSVWAVLTPLLGFWYFWQGEESYGQL, from the coding sequence ATGAGTGTCTCGTCGCGACAGGAGGCCCCACCGGCAACTCCAGAGCTGCGGCCAGTGGGGGGGCGCCCTAACCTTGGCACCTACCTGCGTCAACTGTGGGCCCGCCGCTACTTCATCTACGCCGACTCACGCGCCAAGGCGTTCTCCGGGAATCGGGACATGCTCCTTGGAAACGTGTGGCTGATCGGTGTTCCAGTGCTGCAGGGGCTTGTCTACTTCATCATCTTCGGCCTCGTCCTTCAGACGACGCGCGGGATCGAGAACTTCACTGGCTTCCTCATCATCGGAATCTTCCTCTTCCGCTTTACCACGGCATGTCTCAACCAAGCAGTAAGCGTCATGTCTGGCAGCCGGGGCCTCACCTCCGCCTTCTCTTTTCCACGCGCAGCTATCCCCATCTCTGTCGCCGTGCGCCAGACCCTGTCCATGGCGCCCGTTCTGGCCACGATGGTCATCCTACTGCTGGTGATCCCGCCGGGAACGCAGATCACGCTGACATGGCTACTCTTCCCCTTAGTCTTCGCCTTGCAGGTCGCCTTCAATGCAGGCCTGATTTGCTATATGGCCCGTCTTGGCGCCGCGGTGCCAGATTTCCGCCACGTGATGAGTTTCCTCGCGAGGTTTTGGTTTTACACCTCTGGGGTGTTCTTCTCGATTGAACGGTTTGTAAGCGACGGAATTTGGCTGGCCATCTTCCAGGGCAACCCCATGTACCTTGTGCTGGACATGTCGCGGGACCTGCTTCTGTACGACACCGTCCCTGAGCTGAACTCTTGGCTCATTCTCTCCGTGTGGGCCGTCCTCACTCCGCTCCTGGGGTTCTGGTACTTCTGGCAGGGCGAGGAGAGCTATGGCCAACTCTGA
- a CDS encoding glycosyltransferase, with protein sequence MLTALAICALAALVLVTGAIATGEWLWAAGAAGLAGVAVVLGALLGLRLVTWQRTRINGLSTRISNAHRRAEDARAETERVRMGMAELVARVEGLDDVRQQVAALETRVSTVDVGLLQALGERVQEVDARQAQLDARASEQDLRVDGALQELTRIGEKLDGVETGVLSALSSQLAKVEEVQTGLEAAVQKVRQEARVTQESGSAEAIDSLRKRTQILTSRSRRSLPVLAGSATAMGSDLTQVLSAPDAQLVLEDSLARDEAVSAIPVIEAFDLLPRQSLTTLRHLYRSFRASGHWDMASKTVDIIASKSGKSGDKTTAQRVRQELAVFSSAPPTLPAAASSARQQDGPVLHVVGNVLPFTQTGYTLRTQYTVRAQMRRGIAAVVVGQSGSGDGDEMQRYTHQGVDYTVLAGPSRKHSGLRTWMRSNMEQLGQLVQELRPSIIHAHSDFLNVYAAHAVGSAYDIPVVYEVRGFWEESWLSRTAGRVGGRGWRWDRGEDLPAAYSLRKRAEERARLLPAHVFTLSSVMKGRIVEAAAGKLADEKVSLVPNAVTSADFPRQERDRRLAEDLGIPDDALVVGYISSLVEYEGIDTLIDAFKLVQAKTRTELRLLLVGSGNHAQDLREHANAHGVEGVIFTGGVPHEEVLRYYGLIDVFVVPRRKSTVTELVTPLKPFEAFSTGRAVVLSDVRALREIAQESGAAELFEPGDAASLAEVLTTLIRNPGRREELARKGAEWVRTHRSWERNASIYLETYRRLGYTGVP encoded by the coding sequence ATGCTCACGGCGTTGGCCATCTGCGCCCTGGCTGCTCTCGTTCTGGTCACGGGGGCCATCGCAACCGGCGAGTGGCTCTGGGCCGCGGGTGCCGCAGGCTTGGCCGGCGTGGCAGTCGTGCTCGGGGCCCTTCTTGGGCTCCGCCTCGTGACTTGGCAGCGCACACGGATCAACGGCCTGTCCACCCGCATCTCCAATGCTCATCGCAGAGCTGAGGATGCCCGCGCCGAGACCGAGCGGGTCCGTATGGGGATGGCGGAGCTGGTGGCACGGGTCGAGGGTCTCGATGACGTCCGCCAGCAGGTCGCGGCGCTCGAGACCCGGGTCAGCACCGTGGATGTGGGCCTCCTGCAGGCACTGGGGGAGCGGGTGCAAGAGGTCGACGCGCGCCAAGCTCAACTGGACGCGCGAGCGAGCGAGCAGGACCTGAGAGTCGACGGTGCGCTGCAGGAACTGACCCGGATCGGCGAAAAGCTGGATGGTGTCGAAACAGGGGTCCTCAGCGCGCTGAGCAGCCAGCTAGCGAAGGTGGAAGAAGTCCAGACCGGGCTTGAGGCGGCTGTCCAGAAGGTGCGCCAGGAGGCCCGCGTCACCCAGGAGAGCGGCTCCGCCGAGGCCATCGACAGTCTGAGGAAGCGGACGCAGATCCTCACCTCACGGTCTCGTCGGTCGCTTCCCGTCCTCGCCGGCTCGGCGACGGCTATGGGGTCTGATCTCACACAGGTGCTCAGTGCGCCGGACGCCCAGCTGGTCCTGGAGGACTCCCTGGCTCGCGACGAGGCCGTCTCTGCCATCCCCGTCATCGAGGCCTTCGACCTCCTACCCAGGCAGAGCCTGACAACGCTGCGGCACCTCTACCGCTCCTTCCGCGCCAGCGGCCACTGGGACATGGCGTCGAAGACGGTGGACATCATCGCCTCGAAGTCAGGCAAGTCGGGGGACAAGACCACCGCCCAACGGGTGCGCCAGGAGCTTGCGGTCTTCAGCTCGGCCCCTCCCACGCTCCCGGCTGCGGCATCGTCCGCCCGCCAGCAGGACGGTCCTGTGCTCCACGTCGTGGGCAACGTGCTGCCGTTCACCCAGACGGGGTACACGCTGCGCACGCAGTACACGGTCCGAGCGCAGATGCGTCGCGGTATCGCGGCTGTCGTCGTCGGCCAGAGCGGCAGCGGCGACGGCGATGAGATGCAGCGCTACACGCACCAAGGCGTCGACTACACCGTCCTGGCCGGACCCAGCCGCAAACACAGCGGGCTACGCACCTGGATGCGGTCCAACATGGAGCAGCTGGGCCAGCTCGTGCAAGAACTGCGCCCCAGCATCATCCACGCGCACAGCGACTTCCTGAACGTGTATGCGGCTCATGCGGTGGGGAGTGCTTACGACATCCCGGTGGTGTATGAGGTGCGGGGGTTCTGGGAGGAGTCGTGGCTGTCGCGGACCGCGGGCCGCGTCGGAGGTCGCGGCTGGCGGTGGGACCGAGGGGAGGATCTGCCGGCGGCATACTCGCTGCGTAAGCGCGCGGAAGAGCGAGCACGCCTGCTCCCTGCCCATGTCTTCACGCTGTCTTCGGTGATGAAGGGACGCATCGTCGAGGCTGCGGCTGGCAAGTTGGCGGACGAGAAGGTGTCTCTCGTCCCGAACGCGGTGACGTCGGCAGACTTCCCGCGTCAGGAACGCGATCGGCGGTTGGCCGAGGACCTGGGGATCCCCGATGATGCGCTCGTCGTCGGGTACATCTCCTCGTTGGTCGAGTATGAAGGCATCGACACGCTGATCGACGCGTTCAAGCTGGTGCAGGCGAAGACGCGAACAGAGCTGCGTCTTTTGCTTGTGGGGTCGGGGAACCACGCACAGGACCTGCGGGAGCACGCGAACGCCCACGGCGTCGAGGGCGTGATCTTCACAGGTGGGGTTCCGCATGAGGAGGTACTGCGGTACTACGGCCTCATCGACGTCTTCGTCGTCCCGCGCAGGAAGAGCACCGTGACGGAACTGGTGACCCCCCTCAAGCCGTTCGAGGCGTTCTCCACCGGCAGGGCGGTCGTCCTCTCCGACGTCCGCGCGCTGCGGGAGATCGCTCAGGAGTCGGGAGCGGCAGAGCTCTTCGAGCCGGGAGACGCCGCAAGCCTTGCCGAGGTCCTGACGACGCTGATCAGGAACCCCGGCCGGCGGGAGGAGCTGGCACGGAAGGGGGCCGAGTGGGTTCGGACCCACCGATCGTGGGAGCGCAACGCCAGCATCTACCTCGAGACCTATCGGCGTCTGGGCTACACGGGTGTCCCGTGA
- a CDS encoding ABC transporter ATP-binding protein, whose translation MANSDSQHPTVVVDRVSRRFEVAVELPRTRDGTSHLRRLASTLRPRPKASVHALRKVSFVAHSGEAIGIVGTNGSGKSTLLRLIAGLDVPDQGEISATSQPMLLGVGAALQQELSGITNIRLGLLALGFTPEKVQGTIPRVLEIAGIGEAIYRPIRTYSSGMSSRLRFAIAAAAEPEILLLDEILSTGDAASVQRAEQRMAEIRERAGTVFLVSHAAKTIQETCTRALWLHNGTLIQDGPAEETAEAYRWWAWNVAQGEIETADNLLEKALEARRGVAEAEQEVEELHPETQESPTP comes from the coding sequence ATGGCCAACTCTGACTCTCAGCACCCCACCGTGGTGGTGGACCGGGTCAGCCGGAGATTCGAGGTCGCGGTCGAGCTGCCCCGCACCCGTGACGGTACAAGTCACCTCCGTCGACTTGCCTCGACGCTGCGTCCCCGGCCCAAGGCGTCTGTCCACGCTCTACGCAAGGTTTCCTTCGTGGCGCACTCCGGCGAAGCCATCGGCATCGTTGGCACGAACGGTTCCGGCAAGAGCACGCTCCTCCGGCTCATCGCCGGGCTGGACGTGCCCGACCAGGGCGAGATCTCCGCCACGTCGCAACCCATGCTGCTGGGCGTGGGGGCTGCCCTGCAGCAGGAGCTCTCGGGGATCACCAACATCAGGCTCGGCCTGCTAGCGCTGGGGTTCACTCCGGAGAAGGTGCAGGGCACGATCCCGAGGGTGCTGGAGATCGCAGGCATCGGGGAGGCGATCTACCGGCCTATCCGCACATACTCCTCGGGTATGTCGTCCCGCCTCCGCTTCGCGATCGCGGCCGCCGCGGAGCCGGAGATCCTGCTCCTGGACGAGATCCTGTCCACCGGCGATGCCGCCTCTGTGCAGCGGGCTGAGCAGCGTATGGCGGAGATCCGGGAGCGTGCCGGAACCGTCTTCCTGGTCTCGCACGCGGCTAAAACCATCCAGGAGACCTGCACACGCGCCCTGTGGTTGCACAACGGCACCCTGATCCAGGACGGTCCCGCAGAGGAGACCGCCGAGGCCTACCGTTGGTGGGCGTGGAACGTCGCCCAGGGCGAGATCGAGACCGCGGATAACCTGTTGGAGAAGGCCCTCGAAGCAAGGCGCGGCGTCGCCGAGGCCGAGCAGGAGGTTGAAGAGCTGCACCCCGAGACCCAGGAGAGCCCCACACCATGA